The proteins below are encoded in one region of Rhododendron vialii isolate Sample 1 chromosome 7a, ASM3025357v1:
- the LOC131334288 gene encoding pentatricopeptide repeat-containing protein At2g41720-like — protein sequence MATFHHPHFCSSNPPTTAKPSTTPSRRIIPPVILQNAKKKEDEAWKENKKVFVDCDGGNHSVSVQLSGIRKADFPQHKRVRVAGERFQKDWSINEVVQRVLGTKHWEDIEGLLNRWVGRFTRKNFPVLIRESEIMTRIGWSNCDECQWAPNEPSRGLKCLGLFVKFLKCF from the coding sequence ATGGCCACCTTCCACCATCCACATTTCTGCAGCTCAAACCCCCCAACCACCGCTAAACCCAGCACCACTCCCAGCAGAAGAATAATACCACCAGTTATATTGCAGAACgcgaaaaagaaggaagacGAGGCATGGAAGGAGAATAAGAAGGTATTCGTAGACTGCGACGGAGGTAACCACAGCGTCAGCGTTCAATTGAGTGGCATACGAAAAGCAGATTTTCCGCAGCACAAACGAGTGCGAGTCGCGGGGGAAAGATTCCAGAAGGACTGGTCTATCAATGAAGTGGTTCAGAGGGTTTTGGGGACTAAGCATTGGGAGGATATCGAGGGACTGCTCAATCGGTGGGTCGGACGGTTCACTAGGAAGAATTTTCCTGTTCTTATTAGGGAAAGCGAAATTATGACTCGAATTGGTTGGTCAAATTGTGATGAATGCCAGTGGGCCCCAAACGAGCCTAGCCGAGGTTTAAAATGTTTAGGtttgtttgttaagtttttaaaatgtttttag
- the LOC131334291 gene encoding carboxyl-terminal-processing peptidase 3, chloroplastic-like: MVEMFPLRSADAAYNKISGMLSRHGDPCTLIISRKEYQSFRIGSDGNLQGVGLFINMEPETRHLVAVQQVALDELPVEVGRHALQSKKAIY; the protein is encoded by the exons ATGGTGGAAATGTTTCCACTTAGGTCCGCAGATGCAGCTTACAACAAGATCAGTGGAATGCTTTCCAGACATGGAGATCCCTGCACTCTGATTATCAGTCGAAAG GAATATCAGAGTTTTAGGATTGGTAGCGATGGGAATTTGCAAGGAGTCGGCCTCTTCATAAACATGGAACCTGAAACTAGGCATTTG GTCGCTGTTCAGCAGGTGGCGTTGGACGAATTACCAGTTGAGGTGGGGAGGCATGCTCTGCAATCCAAGAAAGCCATATACTGA
- the LOC131334287 gene encoding sister chromatid cohesion 1 protein 3-like translates to MYPEVPIALRMSGHLLLGMVRLYSKKVDYLYEDYNFFRITIKKAVASVKFNLQEDATHAPFHSIILPDTFDLDAFNLDEDFYNEGFEDNHHRSQEDITLTDQIPYGREPYNTFTLDKEWDSLPSKDASDVGPMPMVEDVRPSPPIDSGNGYQVVRLTKQEPVKAFMTIVLQWKLGEMLSIVPITISSAG, encoded by the exons ATGTATCCAGAAGTTCCCATCGCACTGAGAATGTCAGGCCATCTTCTGCTGGGCATGGTTCGGCTATATTCAAAGAAAGTTGATTATCTGTATGAAGACTACAACTTTTTCCGGATAACCATAAAAAAAGCAGTTGCTTCTGTAAAATTTAATCTGCAGGAAGATGCAACTCATGCACCTTTTCACTCCATCATTTTGCCCGACACATTCGATCTTGATGCCTTTAATTTGGATGAAGACTTCTACAATGAGGG GTTTGAGGACAACCATCATAGGAGCCAGGAGGACATAACACTTACAG ATCAAATTCCATATGGAAGGGAGCCATATAATACCTTTACTTTGGATAAG GAATGGGATTCATTACCTTCGAAAGATGCCTCTGATGTAGGGCCCATGCCAATGGTGGAAGA CGTTCGTCCTTCACCTCCAATAGACTCAGGCAATGGTTATCAAGTGGTCCGACTAACCAAACAGGAGCCAGTGAAGGCGTTCATGACGATAGTTCTCCAGTGGAAACTAGGCGAGATGCTGTCCATTGTTCCCATAACAATCTCCTCAGCTGGCTAG
- the LOC131334284 gene encoding sister chromatid cohesion 1 protein 3 — translation MFYSHTFLARKGPLGTVWCAAHLQHKLKKSHYTSTDISSTVERIMYPEVPIALRMSGHLLLGVVRIYSKKVDYLYQDYNFFLITITKAFASVQVNLPEDATHAPFHSVTLPDTFELDALNLDEDFYHEGFEDNHLRSQEDITLTDQIPTGRDPYISITLDKDLLRHSLPLEDASDPGAMPMDEDIRPSPPVASGIGFRDPGPTNQAGASEGIHEDNSPDDIPEIEIRRDAVHGFHNISPWPDLGNDRIKPDGTLERAERQLVNDREIPTPVAEERLISGGQSIPSRDHEEPFNSATSSQAPDNFNSRIAFEHASPPQLVIRATPPAEQQPVEQPRGRNRRRRQLFDESTVLTNKFIKAGLDDYNDLRRKKKHCPSSALDVWKLNNRLRKENIFLEPLMPGLCTDLCNIYKRDFISAKPHLASAEEPCPEPSNAQPPPTCDPMQNPDMEIEHPRNNEGRFDNNVLPDTTFMPSQTGYMSPLPQREEFTPTSADNFVSESESQWGTSVGTRVQPTPDLAASTGTLGPEMETPMTFLVERQGLDDTGLSDIPEVMNSAEADDLNFLAMGEYTPTEVQGTQGVGTLSQTTRKVAQYLKGKASVTPISEDLSGDLVLNKLLEGKSRKVCARMFSETLVLKSYGLVDVQQEEPCGDITLKLTPKLFKDLE, via the exons ATGTTTTACTCGCACACGTTCTTGGCTCGAAAAGGGCCACTAGGGACAGTGTGGTGCGCGGCTCATCTGCAGCACAAACTCAAGAAGTCTCACTACACGTCCACTGATATCTCTTCCACTGTTG AGAGGATCATGTATCCAGAAGTTCCTATCGCACTGAGAATGTCAGGCCATCTTCTGCTGGGCGTGGTTCGGATATATTCAAAGAAAGTTGATTATCTCTACCAAGACTACAACTTTTTCTTGATAACCATAACAAAAGCATTCGCTTCTGTACAAGTTAATCTGCCGGAAGATGCAACTCATGCACCTTTTCACTCTGTCACTTTACCGGACACATTCGAACTTGACGCCTTGAATTTGGATGAAGACTTCTACCATGAGGG GTTTGAGGACAATCATCTTAGGAGCCAGGAGGACATAACACTAACAG ACCAAATTCCAACTGGAAGGGATCCATATATTTCCATTACTTTGGATAAG GACCTTTTGAGGCATTCATTACCTTTGGAAGATGCCTCTGATCCAGGGGCGATGCCAATGGATGAAGA CATTCGTCCTTCACCTCCAGTAGCCTCAGGCATTGGTTTTCGAGATCCTGGTCCGACTAACCAGGCAGGAGCCAGTGAAGGGATTCATGAAGATAATTCTCCAGATGATATTCCTGAAATAGAAATCAGGCGAGATGCTGTCCATGGTTTCCATAACATTTCCCCCTGGCCAGATCTGGGGAACGATAGAATCAAACCAGATGGAACTCTGGAGCGGGCCGAGCGGCAACTTGTTAATGACAGGGAAATCCCTACTCCTGTTGCAGAAGAACGATTAATCTCTGGCGGACAGTCTATCCCATCTCGGGATCATGAAGAGCCATTTAATTCTGCTACATCAAGCCAGGCTCCTGACAATTTTAATTCACGCATTGCATTTG AGCATGCCTCACCACCTCAACTGGTAATTCGTGCAACGCCACCTGCTGAACAGCAACCTGTTGAACAACCAAGAGGAAGGAACAGAAGGAGAAGGCAGCTATTCGATGAGTCGACAGTGTTGACTAATAA GTTTATTAAGGCTGGGCTTGATGACTATAATGACCTACGGCGGAAAAAGAAACATTGCCCTTCTTCTGCTTTGGATGTTTGGAAGTTGAATAACAGgttgagaaaagaaaatatttttctcgAGCCACTAATGCCTG GGTTGTGTACAGATCTATGTAACATTTACAAGAGGGACTTTATCTCTGCAAAACCTCACCTAGCTTCTGCGGAAGAACCATGTCCAGAGCCTAGTAATGCACAGCCTCCTCCCACGTGTGATCCAATGCAGAACCCAGATATGGAAATTGAACACCCTCGTAATAATGAAGGCCGCTTTGACAATAATGTTCTACCCGACACTACATTCATGCCTTCTCAAACCGGATATATGTCTCCCCTTCCTCAAAGGGAAGAATTTACTCCCACTTCAGCTGATAATTTTGTCTCGGAATCAGAATCTCAATGGGGAACATCTGTTGGGACTAGAGTACAACCCACACCGGACCTGGCAGCATCTACTGGAACTCTTGGGCCTGAGATGGAAACTCCGATGACATTTTTGGTAGAGCGTCAAGGATTAGATGACACTGGTCTTTCAGATATTCCTGAGGTGATGAATTCAGCTGAAGCAGAC GACCTAAATTTTTTGGCAATGGGGGAATATACACCAACTG AAGTTCAAGGAACTCAAGGAGTAGGCACGTTGTCACAGACAACAAG GAAAGTGGCTCAATATTTGAAAGGGAAAGCGTCAGTAACCCCTATCTCAGAAGACTTATCTGGAGATCTAGTCTTGAACAAGCTCTTAGAAGGAAAAAGCAGAAAAGTGTGTGCTCGAATGTTCTCTGAGACTCTG GTTCTAAAAAGTTATGGGCTTGTGGATGTACAACAAGAAGAGCCTTGTGGTGATATTACTTTGAAGTTGACCCCTAAACTTTTCAAGGATCTGGAGTGA
- the LOC131334286 gene encoding small ribosomal subunit protein cS22, with protein MATISSILSPNLLQPHPTKHLATQQPQPVKLSLPTLKSHPHPQISTQFSVLHLGSNAKGLRRVAAVAEETTSVTAEAERRLYVGNIPRKLGNDELRQIVEEHGAVEKAEVMYDKYSGRSRRFAFVTMKTVEDANAAVEKLNGTQIEGREIKVNVTEKPLSSLDLPSLQTEESQFIDSPHKVYVGNLAKTVTTEMLKNLFAEKGKVLSARLSRAPGTSKSRGFGFVSFSSEEDVEAAISSLNNALLEGQKIRVNKA; from the exons ATGGCCACAATCTCCTCCATTCTGTCGCCCAATCTGCTCCAACCCCACCCCACGAAGCACCTCGCGACCCAACAACCACAGCCCGTGAAACTCTCTCTCCCAACCCTCAAATCCCATCCTCACCCTCAAATTTCTACTCAATTCTCTGTTTTGCATCTGGGTTCGAACGCTAAAGGACTCAGAAGGGTTGCAGCCGTCGCGGAAGAGACGACGTCGGTGACGGCGGAGGCGGAGCGGAGGTTGTACGTCGGGAACATACCGAGGAAGCTCGGTAACGATGAGCTCCGCCAGATAGTCGAAGAGCATGGTGCTGTGGAGAAGGCCGAG GTCATGTATGATAAGTACTCTGGAAGGAGCCGTCGATTTGCGTTTGTCACGATGAAGACTGTTGAGGATGCAAATGCTGCTGTTGAAAAGCTAAACGGCACT CAAATAGAAGGTCGTGAAATCAAAGTAAACGTGACAGAAAAACCTTTGTCATCACTGGATTTGCCAAGTCTCCAGACGGAGGAATCTCAATTCATTGACAGCCCCCACAAAGTTTATGTTGGCAATCTTGCAAAAACAGTAACAACAGAGATGCTCAAAAATTTATTTGCTGAGAAGGGGAAGGTTCTCAGTGCAAGGCTATCTCGAGCTCCAGGTACCTCGAAATCCAGAGGGTTTGGGTTTGTATCATTTTCATCGGAAGAGGATGTAGAAGCTGCTATCTCATCCTTAAATAATGCC TTGCTTGAAGGGCAGAAAATTCGTGTGAACAAAGCTTAG